Within the Gordonia westfalica genome, the region CACCATCGACTCGATGCGGGTCATCGCCGACGAGGCCAAGAACTCGCAGAGCCGACGCCTGATGCTCAATCCGCAGGCCCTGTCCAGCGGCCCCGGCGAGATCCCCCGGGCGGGCCTGTCCGACGAGCCGAGCGACCTGTCGATCATCAGCGCCAAGAAGGTCGACCCGTCGCTGCGCGGAACTCTCGCGCCGTTCTTCATGGCGGCCCACAACACCCGGATCGTGCGGCGGTCGAATGTCTTGCTGGACAACGCTTACGGCTCGAACTTCCACTACGCGGAGACGATGAACGTGGGTGGCGTGCCGGCCGTGTCGACCCTCGCCGCCGGTGCGGTCGCCGTGGGCACCGGCGTCTTCATGGGTGCCATGAGCTTCGGCCCCACCCGCCGCCTCCTCGACCGCGCCCTCCCGAAACCGGGCGACGGACCCAGCGAGAAGTCCCGCAACAGTGGGTATTTCGTGGTCGAGACGTTCACCCGGACCAGCACCGGCCGACGCTACCGGTCGCAGATGCGCGCCCAGGGCGACCCCGGCTACAAGGCGACCGCGGTCATGCTCGCCGAGAGCGCACTCGCGCTCGCACTCGACCGCGATCGCCTCCCGTCCCGAGCCGGTGTCCTGACAACAGCCGCCGCCATGGGCGACGCCCTCATCGACCGCCTCCGCGACGCCGGATTCACCATCGACGCAACCGAACTCGGCTGATTCGAGCGGCCGCCGCCGCTCCGGAAAAAATCTGGCACTCTCGGTCGGAGAGTGCTAGACGAGCGCGGGATCCGGTGCTATCTTCGGTGTCAGTACAGCGTTGAGCTGCTCGCCGGACGAGTGGCGAGCAGCCTTGTGAGACAGGAGGTGAAGTGCTGTGCTGCGTTTCGATCCCTTTTCCGACATGGATGCCTGGGCCCGGGGGATGCTGACCGGTTCGGCTGCCGGGACCGCGCGTACACCGAAGTTCATGCCCTTGGACCTCTACAAGGTCGAGGATCACTACGTGCTCATCGCCGACCTACCCGGAGCGGACCCGGGCTCGATCGACGTGAGCGTCGACAACGGCGTACTCACGCTGTCCGCCCAGCGGAGCACCCCGTCCGACGAGGGCGTCCAGTGGCTCGCCAGCGAGCGGTTCTCCGGAACCTATCGACGCCAACTCACGCTCGGCGACTCCATCGACAGCGCCGGCATCTCCGCCCGCTACGACAACGGCGTGCTCACCGTGACCATCCCGGTGGCCGAGAAGGCCAAGCCGCGTCGGATCGAGGTGGAGAGCACCGGCAGTCCGCAGGCCATCGAGACCGGAACCGTCACGTAGTCCGAAATCCCTCTCCCGCAACATCATCGGGAGGACACATCAAATCGGCCGGTTCGCCGGGGACGGCGAACCGGCCGGTTGGTCTGCAGAAGCCTGACGACCGGGCTACCTGCCGGCCCACGTGGCGAGCGGCTGCGGCCGACCGAAGAAGAAGCCCTGCGCATAGTCGAAGCCGAGCTCGGTGAGGACCCCGAGCACGTCGTCGCTCTCGATGCCCTCGGCCACCATCCGCAGACCGGTGGCCGCCGCCATCTCCGAGATCGCCCGCACCACAGCACGATCGGAATGACTGTGGACGAGTTGGGCGATCAGCGTGCGATCGACCTTCAGGACGTCGACGGGCAGATCCCGCACATATCGGAGGGCGGAGAAACCGGCACCGAGATCGTCGACGCAGATCGTGCACCCGAGATCGTGCAGCGCGTTGACGGTGCGGGCCGCGGAGGTCTCGAGCCGGATGACCTGGTCCTCTCGGACCTCTATCCAGACCCGGGCCGGATCGACGCCGTGGTCGCGGATCAGGCCGTCGAGGAAGCAAGCGAGACCGTCGTCGGACAGCTGCTGCGCGGAGAGGTTGAGGGAGACGAAGGCCTCCTCCCCGGCGAGGTCGGAGATGTCGGTGGCCAGATCCCGGATGGCCTCCCCGATCGCGTGCCGGCCGATCGGCGCGAGGAGCGAGATACCCTCGGCCACAGCGAGAAACGCGTCGGGAGACAGCACTCCTGATTCGGTGTGCCACCGCAGGAGCGACTCGTACCCGACCACCCGCCGGTCCGGCATCGCGACGATCGGCTGGTAGAAGACCGAGAAGTCCCGCTCGACCGACCGGGTGAGCCACGCCGCGAGGTCGACCTCCGCACTGATCTGCCGCACCATGCTCGAACGTGCGAACTCGACGTGCACCCGCCGGGTGAGGGCGACACACAGGGCGGCGTCGGCGTGCCGCACCAGATCCGCCTCATCGCAGACCGACTCGAGGTCGGCGCCGACGGCGACGCCCATGCAGACATCGAGGAATCCGCTGCGGTCCCCGTCGCTGACGGTGTGCGCACCCAGTTTCCGGCGGGCAGCGTCGATCAGGGCATCGTGACCACCGTCCTCCGACGACAGGGAGATCAGCCAGTGCAGGTCCGACCGGCGCTCGAACCGGGCGCGCGGACTGATCGGCATCAGGACCTGCTCGACGAACAGTTCGGCGATCGATACGGCCGCCCCATGCCCATAGGCGACGACAGCACGGTGATAGGGGTCGACCGAGACCGCGATCACCGTTGCACCGCGGTTCAACACTCCGTCATCTGTTCTCGTCCGATCCCCCGACCGCGGCCCGGTCGCCACGCCCTCTTGTGGGCGAGACTTTACTCGTCGAGACCCCCGTTCGGCACTGCGCGACGCGGCCAGGAGTCTCCACAAATCATCGGATTCGGCCTGACGAATCGACCGTTTCGGTTAGTGTCGGCAATCACGACGCCGCGCGCCACCCCTGGGTCGGAACGTATAATTCGGCCTCGGTATCCGATGACCTCCGGCGTCGCTTGACTATTATCCGATTCGGCCGAGCCCGGCGCCGATCTCGCACAGTGGGACAGCGAGGGACACGAGGTGACCAATTCCCGACGCCACGCAACCACATTTGCTTTTCATCTCATCACCGAATCAATTAGAGAGGCTAGGAAACGACTGGTACGGTTGACCCGAGTCCTGGGTGCGACGCCACTCAGGATTCGTTAGTTCAAGTTACGATTTCGTTCTCGTAAATCATCTTCGGAGTTCCCGTGGCCGCTTGCGCGGCCATACCGACGGAAAGCGGTCCCGGCGTATGGCCTTGATCAGGAATGTGATGCGCCGCTACGACGCGCGCTCCATGGCAACGCTGATCAGCACCGGTGGCGTTCTCCCCCTTCCTCTCATCGCCGTGCTCGCACCCGACACCGTGGAACCCGGGAAGATGGGCCTCCTGATGGCCATCTGGTCGTTCATCGCCCTGGTGTTCGCCGTGACCGCACTGCGTCGCCGGCTGACGGACCGGGAATTCGCGGTCCTCGGCGGACTCGGGATCGCCGGGATCGGCGGTACGTCGCTCATCCTCGCCAACCCCCTGGCCGCTGCGCTCGTGCTGGCCATCGTGGCGGCGATCCCGGCCATCGGCGCGATCACCGCGTCCACCCGGCTGATCCTCTCTCACCTGGCGATCGCCATCGCATGCGCGGCCGCCGTGCTCTTGAACCTCGCGGACTCGGGTCCTACGTTCCTGATCAGTTTCGGCGCGTTGTTCGGGATCATCATCGTGCCGGTGTTCCTGGTGGTGGCGCTGCGCAAGTCCATGGAGGCCGTTCTCGATCAGCAGACCAGGCTGTGCGGAATCGACCCGCTGACCGGCCTGCTCAACCGTCGCGGATTCCTCATCCGGGCCTCGCAGCTGTTGTCGGCTGCGCGCTCGTCCACCGGACGGATCGGCATCCTGCTGCTCGACGTCGATCACTTCAAGCGGATCAACGACGAGTACGGTCACCTGGCCGGGGACGGCGTCCTCCTCTCCGCGTCCGCAGCGATCCGCGAACACGCTCCGGTCGGCTCGGAGGTGTGCCGATACGGCGGCGAGGAGTTCCTGATGTTCCACGTCGTCCACGACGAGGACGAACTGTGGCTCTGCGCCGAACGCCTCCGCGCCGCGGTGGCCGCGACCGCGCCGGTGACGGTGAGTGTCGGAGGTGTCTGCGCACCGTTGGTGTCCTCACGCGGCGGCGAGGCCCGCTCCACCGACGACGTCATCGGAAACCTGCTGGGCCAGGCCGACGAGTGCGTGTACCGGGCCAAGGAGTGCGGCCGCGACACCACGGTCATCGACTCGATCGGCCCGGTCATCTGGAACGACGGAACGCTGAGCGTCCACGCGGCCGAGGATCCGCCGGCGTCACCGCCGTCGGCGAGCCTGTACGAGGTGTTCTACCAGCGTCCGGGGGACTTCGAGGAGATGGACACCCGCCCGGGGAGGCTCTGAGCATGCCCCGGCGATTGCAGGATGTCGGCTTCCATACGCATCCGGCGCCAGGTCTCCTCGGTGGTGTGTTCCTGGAGGCGGACGAGATCCCACCACATCAGGCGCGTGCGGTAGCGCTCGTCGGGGAACGGCGTCGGCGGCACGGACTCGTCGACGCGTCCACCACCCGACTGCCAGCGCCGCAGCACGTGATCGGCCGCAGTGGCCATCATGTGGTCGGTGCCCGACATCTCCATGATGACCAGTCCCAGCCGGGACAGCTGTCCGGCCACGGACCTCGCGATGGGCGAGCGCTCGTCGACCCAGGCCGTCTTGACCTCGACGATCCCGCCCGCCAGCCGCTCTTCGATGGCGTTGACGAGTTGCACCTGACCGGGCTGCCCGGCCCACTCGACGAGGGCGTGCGACTGCGCCGCGGCATTGAACCGCGGCTGAACGCGCAGACCTCCGCGGACCTGGTCGGTCTCGTCGAGGACAGCGAAGAACAGCGCCGTTCCCGCACCCGAGGAGACCTCGTCGTAGTCGAGTGCCGCCGCACAGCCGTGCCGTTCGTATGACGCCGCGGCACCGGCCAGATACCGGTCCCACAGGTCCCTCTCGCGCCGCGGGCTGGCCGCGATGACCGTGTACTCCGTACCGGCCTCCCGGGCGGTGGCCCGAAGCATGCCGGTCTTGACCACTTCACTGGCGGTTTTCGTCGTATTCATCGCAGTATTGTGCCTTCCAGAAAATTAGGAATTCGTTGCGAGATCTCCCCTGACCCCGCGTGTTATGTTGCCACAGGAACGTTTTTGTGCGGGGCGACAAGCTATCTTCCGGTCGGAGAATCTGCGCTAATCGGCCCAGTTGGCGACGCCGAGTCCAGTAAGTCACGATGAGGTATGCCCTCCGCGCCGACCACTGCCGCCATCCTGTACTCCGAGTCCGAAGTACCCGTTTCCCTCTTCGCCGACGACACGATCGACAGAGCGGACCTGACGGATCAGACCACGCGCGCACTCGATGAGATCCTCCCTCCGGTCGACCCAGCTCTCCGAGCCGAAAAACCTCGATTCGCGTACTATTCGTGGCGCAGATCGCTGATAAAGATCCCCGGACCGGGATCTTTTCGTCGACTTCGGCTAGACCGCAACCGGCATAAGCTGACTGCTGCGGACCTCGATACCGCCGCGAATCTGCGCATCGGCATCGTCGGCCTGAGCGTGGGTCATGCCATCGCACTCACCCTGGCCCTCGAAGGATTGGCCGGAGAATTGCGACTGGCCGATTTTGACGACCTCGAACTGACCAATATGAATCGAATTCCGGCCACATTGCTGGATATCTCCGCAAACAAGGCTGTCGTCGCTTCTCGTCGAATTTCGGAAATCGACCCCTACCTGAAGACGACTGTTTTCACAGAAGGCATAACCACGGAGAACATCGACGAATTCCTCGACGGACTCGACCTCGTCGTCGAAGAGTGTGACTCATTCGACGTGAAGGTGCTGGTGCGGCACCGCTGTCGCGAACTGGGAATTCCGGTGCTGATGGAGACGAGTGACGGCGGAACCCTCGACGTGGAGCGATTCGACCTCGAACCGGGTCGCCCGCTGTTCCACGGCCTCGCCGGAGACCTCCGCATCGAGGACCTCGTGGGCCTCGACCGCGCACACCTCACCCCGCTGGCCGTCAAGGTCCTCGAGCCCGCCAGGGTCACCGCGTCGATGGCGGCCTCCGCGATCGAACTCGGACACACGGTCACGGCATGGCCGCAGCTGGCCGGCGACGTACTGCTCGGCGGCGCGACGGTCGCCGCCGCGGTCCGCCGCCTCGTCCAGGGCAGGCCGCTGCCGTCCGGGCGCGTGCGCTTCGACCGCGACACCTGGCTCGACGGGCTCACCGATCCCCGCGGCGAATCCGCCGGTGGTTCCCGCGGCGAATCCGCCGGTGCCGCCGAGTCGTTCGCGCGCCGGGAGATCCCGGTCGAGGAGATGTCCGACCTCGAACTGATCACGCACGCTGCGTCGCGTGCCCCGTCGGCGGGCAACCAGCAGCCGTGGCGGATCAGTGTCGACGACGACACCGTCACGATCGCCCTCGACCGGTCGCGCACCTCGGCGCTCGACGTCGGGCACCGCGCCTCGGCGGTGGCGGTGGGCGCCGCCCTCCACAACGCCCGAGTCGCGGCCGCCAGTCGTGGCGTGCTCGACGACATCGAGATCGTCGGGGACGACCAGACGGTGCTCGGACGTGTCCGGCTCAAGGGGGTCGGTGCGGGAGTACGTGCTCCCGAGTACGAACGCGACCTCCGGGCCCTGCTCGCGCGGAGCACCCGACGCGGCCCCGGCGACGGTTCGCCTCTCGGCGACGACGACCTGATCCGCCTCACCGATGTCGCCGACACCGAGGCCACCCGACTCGTACCGCTGGCCGATCGCACGGGCCTCGCGACCTTCGCCTCGATCTCCGACCGCTCCGACCGGGCGCGCTTCCTGACCCCCGAACTGCACCGCGAGATGTTCGCCGAACTCACCGCCGACCCCACCGCGGGCGCCGGGATCGACATCGCCTCCCTCGATCTGCCGCCGGCCATGGCCGGGATGATCGACGTGCTCCGGCGGGCCGACGTGATGTCCCTACTCGACGAATGGGGCGGTGGCGCCGCACTGGGTGCGGACGCGGCGGCCCGGGTCCGCACGGCGTCGGGAATCCTGCTCCTGGTCCAGCGTGGGCGGACACCGGCCGACTACCTGCGGGCCGGGCTCGTCGTCCAGCAGCTCTGGACGACCGCCGAACAACTCGGCTACGCCGTGCACCCCATGACGCCGGCGTTCCTGTACGCCCTCGACGAGGCGACCGCGCGCACGCTGTCGAAGAACCAGGGCGATCTCCTCGCCGCTCTGCGCCGTGAGATGGACGAGTTGTGCCCGGTCGCCGACGACGAAGCCGTCACCATCGCGCTGCGTGTGTCCCGCTCGGACAAGCCGGTCGTGCGCAGCCGACGACTGGCCCCCTGATCAGGCCTGGCCGGGATTGAGCTTGATGAACAGCGCGTCCATCTCGGCGCACAGCCGGTCACCGTCGTGCATGGTGCCCTTGATGAAGACCTTGCGTCCCTCGATCCGCTCCGCCCAGGCACGCACGCGCAGCGTCGTGTTGAGCGGGGTGATCGAGCGGTACTGCACGTTCAGGTAGGCGGTACGGCTGACGGCCTGCACCGCGACCGCCGACGCGAAACCGCCGATGTCGTCGAAGGCCACCGCGATGTGCCCGCCGTGGGCGGCGTTGTTGCCGCCGAGATGGAAGTCGCGGAACACCAGGTCGGCGACGACGGCGTCGTCGGTGACCTCGACCACCTCATAGGGCGGGAGGGTGAGATTGCCGCGCGACGGCAGGTCGATGCGGGTTCCGGCCGGCGAATGCCACTCGTCGATGCGGACCTTCGCGAGCCGCTCGTTGACGGCGGTCAGGTGCTCGATGAGTTCGTCGACGAGCTCGTCGTCGGGACAGGCATAGCGCGCGTTGTCCATGAGCAGGCGCACCTGTTCGCTGAACTCGCCGTACCGGGGGCCGCCGCGTTCGGTGGTGATGGCCGTATGGGCCCGGAAGCCACCCTCATGCGGGTCTTCCTCGACGGTCTCCACGGCACGGTCGTTCGCTTCACTCACCGGTCAACCGTATAAGAAGACCCATTCAGTGGCCGGACTGGTGCTCCCCGCCGCCGGCCGAACGGTGCCGATCGGGACGACGGTGTGAGTCGAGATCGACACACGCCCCGTGGCCGACGAGGCCCCGTGGCGAGCCCGGCACGAAGTCGGGGACACCGCGTGGCCCGCGCTCCTTCTCATCCCGGATTTTCACCGCCCGCCCCACGATGACGGCGACGACCGCGGCCAGCACACACCAGCCAACCGCGACGACGATAATCCACCCCCAGGTGTTCATGGGTCCATGAAAGCATTGCGAACTGGGAATTTGCTGAAATTCCTCAACATATGTTCCCCGCCGATCTTCGTTTCACCAGGTCATTTGTCCCAGGTCCCCGTGTCGGGCTCCCCGTGCCGCCGAACAGACCCTCGCCCGTGGTCACTACTCTGAGCGCATGAGCGCGACCGACGAGACCCAGACCGCCGCCCAGCCGTTCGATCCGGCCCAGTGGGCGCAGGTGCCCGGATTCGTCGGCCTCACCGACATCACCTACCACCGCCACGTGGGCGAGGGTCGCGAGAACGGCATCGTGCGAGTGGCCTTCGACCGGCCGGAGGTCCGCAACGCCTTCCGGCCGCACACCGTCGACGAGCTCTACCGGGTACTCGACCACGCACGCCGCTCCCCCGACGTCGGCACGATCCTGCTGACCGGCAACGGCCCGAGCCCCAAGGACGGCGGCTGGGCCTTCTGCAGCGGCGGCGACCAGCGCATCCGCGGACGTTCCGGGTACCAGTACGCGACCAGCCACGATTCTGATGTCGTGAGCGCGGGCTCCGAGTCCGTCGACGAGGCCCGGGTGAAGGCCGAGGGCGGGCGACTCCACATCCTCGAGGTCCAGCGACTCATCCGCACCATGCCGAAGGTGGTCATCGCGGTGGTCAACGGATGGGCCGCCGGCGGCGGCCACTCGCTGCACGTCGTGTGCGACCTGACCCTCGCCTCCGCCGAACACGCCCGGTTCAAGCAGACCGACGCCGATGTGGGCTCCTTCGACGCCGGATACGGCAGCGCCTACCTCGCCAAGCAGGTCGGCCAGAAGTTCGCCCGCGAGATCTTCTTCCTCGGTGAGGCCTACGACGCGGAGACCATGCACCGCATGGGAGCGGTCAACCGCGTCGCCGCGCACGCCGACCTGGAGAACACCGCCATCGAGTGGGCCCGCAAGATCAACGGCAAGTCACCGACCGCGCAGCGCATGCTGAAGTTCGCGTTCAACCTCACCGACGACGGGCTCATGGGACAGCAGGTGTTCGCCGGCGAGGCGACCCGCCTGGCCTACATGACCGACGAGGCCGTCGAGGGCCGGGATGCGTTTCTGGAGAAGCGCGATCCCCGCTGGGACGACTACCCCTACTACTACTGATCACTCGCTGCCTGAGGTGCGAGGAGCGCAAGTACTGATCACTCGCTGCCTGAGGTGCGAGGAGCGCAAGCGACGAGCCACGAAGGCCTGGTGAGACGACGTCGCCGCCCTTCGTGGCTCGCTTCGCTCGCACCTCAGGGAGCGGGGGTCCCGCACCGCGGCACCGTCACTCTTGCGGTCCGCACGCGGGCACCATCACTCCCGCGGCCCGCACGCGGGCACGTCACTCCCGCGGGCACGTCACTCCCGCGGCCCGCACGCGGGCACGTCGACGGTGACGGTCGGATCGTCGACCAGCGGCTGCACCGGCACGTCGGCCTCGCCGAACGCGGCGGTCGGCTCGTCGATCTTCAGCGTGACCGTGGCGCTCTGTCCCGGTCCGATCCCGACGCGGGTCGAGTAGTACGGCCGCCCGTGCAAGGTCTGCTCGACGTAGAAGGCGCCGGCGTCGCCGAGGGTCATCTCCTTGAGGACCGCACCCTTGGTGGCGAGGAACTCCACGTTGGCCAGGTTGGTGCCCTTGTCCACCGTCAGTTCGGTGCCGAGACCGCCCGCGACGTAGTCGGTGAGCCCCGTCTCGTCGAGGGTGTTGGTCAGGGTGACGGTGATGGTGCTCTCCCGGGTGTCGCCACTGCAATCGCCTGCGGTGTACTCGATCTCGCGGCGCAGGTAGTAGTCGAGCTTGCTGCCCGAGGCGTTGCCGATCGCCACCTGGAGATACGGCGAGTCGGTGTCGGAGATCTGGTGGCCGAGCTTGGTGGTCTCGAGGATCTCCTGTTCGGCGGGCGTGGTGCTGTAGATCATGATCCGGCGCTCGTGGACGCCGCGTCCGAGCGCCTCGAGCAGCGACCGGGTGCTGCCGCCCGAGGTGATCATCTTCTTGACGACGGCCTGGGAGATGGACTGCAGGTACGCCTTTCGTGCCTCGTTGTCGTCGGCGAATCGCTGATAGGAGGTCGACAGCGTGATGGGGACGACGTTGTCGCCGGTGATCCTCTCCCCGCCGGGCAGCGTCACCGGCCCGGCGGCGTCGAGTACGTACTTCAGCGCGATCGGGTCGAGGGCGATGGCGCCGTCGAGCCGCTGACCGGTCTGGGCCTGCCAGTTGGCCAGCCAGATCTTGGCGGCGTCGGGGAAGTGCGCGGACAGGTTCCCGTTCCGGAAGTCGGTGTACGGCTTGTAGTAGGAGTAGATCGAGTCGTACTCCGCCCCCAGGTTGATCTTCGGCGTCGCCGGGTCGCGGAACTCCGAATTGGCCCCCAGCTCCGGAACCGTCACGCGCCCACCGGTCGCGTTGAGCAACCCGAAGCCGCCTACGAGACCGCCGGTTCCGCGCGCTTCCGACGGTGTCTGGAAGGCCAGGAAGTAGTTGCGCGGTCCCTCCGAACCCAGCATCGGCGGAATGAGCTGCGCGGCGATGTCGGTCGCGACGAGCGTGGACTCGGCTGCATCTACCTGTTCGGCGAGTTGGGTTCTCGCGTCGGCGACGACGCCGAGCCAGCTCGGATCGATCGACGCCACCTGGCCGGCCACCTCGGTCGAGCGTTCGGCGACCTCGGCGAGCGCCGGCTGCGCCTCCCGGAGCAGCTTGAGGTTGACGGTGTTCCCCGTCCGCAGCCGATCCGGGTTCAGCACGCCGGCGAGGTCGGCGGCCGGGAGGAGTACCTCGGAGGAGAGCGCTTCGACGGCGTCGCTCATCTGTTGCACCGACTCGAGCGGCGACCCGATCCCCGGGATCGCGGCCACCGCCGACCAGATGAAGCCGTGGGACTTCTCGGACGCGGCCTGCGCACTGTCGGCGGCCGCCGTGGCGGCCTGGGCGGCGCCGGCCTGATCACCGTCGAGCATCAGGGTTCGCGCACGCGAGGCGTCGGTCCGCACCGACTCCAGATCGCCCTTGACCTTCAGCGCCGAGTACGCGAGCCACGCGACGCACGCGGCGACGAGCACCACGATCACGGCGACGATCTGGACCGCCCGGTTTCCGGCGATGCGGCGGATCATCGGCTCTCCCCTGTCGTCTCGGTGATGTGCTGTGCCGCCAGCCATCCGGCGACGGTCTCGACCTTCGGCTCGATCTCGGCGAAGACGCGGTCGAAGTCCTCACGCGGCCGGCCCATCGGGTCGACGATGTCGAGGAGCGACGAGTTGGGATCGATGCGACCCCGCCCCGCCATGATCGCTGCGAGGGTGCCGCTCTCGTCCGGGGCGCCGGACTCCGCCAGCGCGGCGAACTCGGTGAGCGTGAACACGCGCTTCCAGCGCGCGGGTGCCATCTGCTGGGCGGCCGCGCGGTGCTCGCGGCTCATGCACAGCACGATGTCGGCCTGGGCCAGCATCGGCGGCCGCAGGTACCGGGACTCGAAACCCGCTGCGTCGTAGCCGTGTTCGGTGAGGACGGCGGCCGAGTGCGGATGGATCGGCTGACCGTTGAGTGCCCCGGTACCGGCGCTGCTCGAGGTGACGGCGAGCTCCGTCCCGTCCGCCCGCATGCGGTCGGCCAGGCCGGCCAGCACGCGTTCACCGATCGGTGAGCGGCAGATGTTGCCCGTACAGACGAACAGGATCGACAGCCCCGTCGACGTCGCGTCCCGGTCGGTTCCGGTCACCATTCCTCCTCGATTCTCCTGGCCAGCCGACGCATCACGTCGGGGTCTCCCAATTGCGCGTGTGTCACTCCGGCGGGCAACACTTCCACCGCCGGTGTCTCGGTCCCGGCCTCGTTCCGGACCGCCCGCCCCCAGCTCTCAACATCCGGATTGTCCTCGGCGGCAACGTAGATCACCTTACCGACGGGCACCGGACGCAGTTCGTAGGACCGCGCCGCGGCCGCCAGGGTCCGGGAACGATCTTCGAATCGCCGCAGGGCCTGCGGGTCGTGTCGTTCGGCCGCGGCCCGGAGCGGGTGGTCCTCGCCGAGGAGTTCGTCGTCGGCGACGCCCTGCAGGTCCTCTGGGGTCCGGGGGTCGAGCACCATCAGCACCGCGACCCGCTCCCCGGTCTCGACGAGCTGCCGGCTCATCTCGTGCGCGATGATGCCGCCGAGCGACCAGCCGACAAGGTGGTACGGCCCGACCGGCTGACGTGCCCGGACCGCCGCGACGTGCAGGGCCGCGATCTCCGGCAGGGTCGTGGGCAGTGGGCGGTCGGCGACCACCAGTTCGGGCAGTTGTAGGCCGTACGCGACGGCCGTGTCCAGTGATGCACCGAGGGCACGGAACGGTTCGGCGATCCCCGCGGCGGTGTGCACGCACCACACCACCGGGGCGCCGGATTCCGCGGTATCGGCATCCACATCCGACAAGGGCACCACGCGGTGATCGACGCCGGTGCCCTCACCCGAGGACATGGCCTCGACCACGCGGGCCACCTCGGCCGGCGTGCGGTGGGTGAACAGGTCCGCGACCTCCACGACGATCCCGGTGCGGCGTGAGAGTTCGTCGCGCAGCTGCACCAGCGCCAGGGAGTTGCCGCCCATCCCGAAGAAGTCGTCGTCCATCCCCGGCCCGTGTTCGCCCGGCGTGTCGCCCAGCACCGCCAGGAACGCTTCGCGCACCGTCCTTTCCGTGGATGTCTCGGGTTCGCGGGTCGATTCCGACCACACCGGCTCGGGCAGCCGCCGATGATCGATCTTGCCCGCCCCGCTCAGCGGCAGTTCGGCCATCTCGACGATCCGGCCGGGCACCATGTGCCGCGGCAGCAGCGCGCGGCAGGCGTCGGCGAGCCGGTCGGCGGGCACCGCGGAGACCACGTACGAGACCAGTGCGGGACCGGCCGGTCCCGGCCGCAGCACCGTGACCGATCGCCGGGCCCCGGCGCCCACCAGCACGGCGTCGATCTCGGCGGGCTCGACGCGCTGGCCGCGGATCTTCATCTGGCGGTCGGCGCGTCCGACGTAGACGAGCTCGCCGGTCCCACGATCCCACCGCACGAGGTCGCCGGTCCGGTAGCGGCGACGCCCGTCGTTCCCGGCCACGAAGGTCGCGGCGGTCAGCGCCCGGTCCCCGAGATAGCCACGGGCGACACCGGTTCCGCTCACGTAGAGTTCGCCGACGACGCCGGGCGGCACGTGCCGCAGCCGGGTGTCGAGGACCTCGGCGCCGATCCCGGGACGCGGGTGACCCAGCCGCACCGGTTCGCCCGGACGGTAGGCGCTGGTGGACACCGTCACGGTCGTCTCGGTCGGGCCGTAGATGTTCAGCACCTGAGCCCGCTCCGACCACGCCGCCGCCAGGTCCGCCGGCAGCGCCTCCCCGCCGATGTAGACCAGCCGCACCGACGTGATCGACTCCGGCTGCATGGTCCGCATCACCGACGGGGTCGCGGTGAA harbors:
- a CDS encoding PaaI family thioesterase → MSEANDRAVETVEEDPHEGGFRAHTAITTERGGPRYGEFSEQVRLLMDNARYACPDDELVDELIEHLTAVNERLAKVRIDEWHSPAGTRIDLPSRGNLTLPPYEVVEVTDDAVVADLVFRDFHLGGNNAAHGGHIAVAFDDIGGFASAVAVQAVSRTAYLNVQYRSITPLNTTLRVRAWAERIEGRKVFIKGTMHDGDRLCAEMDALFIKLNPGQA
- a CDS encoding 1,4-dihydroxy-2-naphthoyl-CoA synthase, with translation MSATDETQTAAQPFDPAQWAQVPGFVGLTDITYHRHVGEGRENGIVRVAFDRPEVRNAFRPHTVDELYRVLDHARRSPDVGTILLTGNGPSPKDGGWAFCSGGDQRIRGRSGYQYATSHDSDVVSAGSESVDEARVKAEGGRLHILEVQRLIRTMPKVVIAVVNGWAAGGGHSLHVVCDLTLASAEHARFKQTDADVGSFDAGYGSAYLAKQVGQKFAREIFFLGEAYDAETMHRMGAVNRVAAHADLENTAIEWARKINGKSPTAQRMLKFAFNLTDDGLMGQQVFAGEATRLAYMTDEAVEGRDAFLEKRDPRWDDYPYYY
- a CDS encoding DUF4012 domain-containing protein — protein: MIRRIAGNRAVQIVAVIVVLVAACVAWLAYSALKVKGDLESVRTDASRARTLMLDGDQAGAAQAATAAADSAQAASEKSHGFIWSAVAAIPGIGSPLESVQQMSDAVEALSSEVLLPAADLAGVLNPDRLRTGNTVNLKLLREAQPALAEVAERSTEVAGQVASIDPSWLGVVADARTQLAEQVDAAESTLVATDIAAQLIPPMLGSEGPRNYFLAFQTPSEARGTGGLVGGFGLLNATGGRVTVPELGANSEFRDPATPKINLGAEYDSIYSYYKPYTDFRNGNLSAHFPDAAKIWLANWQAQTGQRLDGAIALDPIALKYVLDAAGPVTLPGGERITGDNVVPITLSTSYQRFADDNEARKAYLQSISQAVVKKMITSGGSTRSLLEALGRGVHERRIMIYSTTPAEQEILETTKLGHQISDTDSPYLQVAIGNASGSKLDYYLRREIEYTAGDCSGDTRESTITVTLTNTLDETGLTDYVAGGLGTELTVDKGTNLANVEFLATKGAVLKEMTLGDAGAFYVEQTLHGRPYYSTRVGIGPGQSATVTLKIDEPTAAFGEADVPVQPLVDDPTVTVDVPACGPRE
- a CDS encoding low molecular weight protein-tyrosine-phosphatase; translated protein: MVTGTDRDATSTGLSILFVCTGNICRSPIGERVLAGLADRMRADGTELAVTSSSAGTGALNGQPIHPHSAAVLTEHGYDAAGFESRYLRPPMLAQADIVLCMSREHRAAAQQMAPARWKRVFTLTEFAALAESGAPDESGTLAAIMAGRGRIDPNSSLLDIVDPMGRPREDFDRVFAEIEPKVETVAGWLAAQHITETTGESR